The following is a genomic window from Emcibacter nanhaiensis.
GGAAGCGCTGGCCGCCGTGGACGCCGTGGCGCCGGCGCTGGAGATCATCGACAGCCGCTACGAGAATTTCAAATTCAATCTGCCGGATGTGGTGGCGGACAACACCTCCACCTCCAGCTATGTGGTCGGCGACTGGTATCCGGCCGACACCGACATTGCCGATCTCGCCATGGCGATCAGCTTTGACGGCGAAGAGGTGCAGTCCGGCTCCACCTCTGCCATTCTCGGCGATCCGCTGCGGGCCCTCATCGGGGCGGCGCGGCTGGTGGGCAAAGACGGCGGCCGGCTCGAGGCGGGCTGGCATGTGATGGCCGGCGGCGCCACTGCGGCAGAGGCCCTCACTCCCGGGATCAGCGTCCGGCTCGACACCGAAAATATGACACCGGTCACCTTCAATGTGAAATAGGCAG
Proteins encoded in this region:
- a CDS encoding 2-keto-4-pentenoate hydratase; its protein translation is MSKDLNEIAKIVDDAARTATAIPQLSETGHDLTLEEAYQVQALSLARRYARGEHQVGVKMGFTSEAKMKQMGLKEMIWGRLTNVMLVDNGGEIDLKHYVHPRVEPEICFRLRAPLAGEVSPEEALAAVDAVAPALEIIDSRYENFKFNLPDVVADNTSTSSYVVGDWYPADTDIADLAMAISFDGEEVQSGSTSAILGDPLRALIGAARLVGKDGGRLEAGWHVMAGGATAAEALTPGISVRLDTENMTPVTFNVK